Proteins encoded in a region of the Vicia villosa cultivar HV-30 ecotype Madison, WI linkage group LG5, Vvil1.0, whole genome shotgun sequence genome:
- the LOC131604629 gene encoding uncharacterized protein LOC131604629 codes for MSTTREDCADRKSKDLRKVYVRGKCVTFSSTVINNCIGRYDEAQPEMEVSENKICEIITAKQVKGWPLKGKLSASKLSIKYARLHKIEASNWVPINHKSTVATMLGKFIYDVGTKTKFDYGTYIFDQTMKHVGSYSVKAPIAFPSIICGIILNQYPNILSENDFVCKRESALSFHYKLFQGTHVPDIVTTSAGTSKDSTPTGKIVVIAMLRETCKELESRKLTLKKLISSLEMEEGVEFTENEEAGPEADDVQEADSDEEVEKESSPDDGTEEEGDEDSSGGSESED; via the exons ATGTCCACCACAAGAG AAGACTGTGCTGATAGAAAATCAAAGGATCTTAGGAAAGTGTATGTGAGAGGAAAGTGTGTTACCTTTtcctcaactgttatcaataattGTATTGGAAGATATGATGAAGCCCAACCTGAGATGGAAGTGTCTGAAAATAAAATATGTGAGATTATCACTGCTAAGCAGGTGAAAGGCTGGCCCCTGAAAGGAAAACTTTCTGCAAGTAAGCTCAGCATAAAGTATGCAAGGCTACACAAGATTGAAGCTTCTAACTGGGTGCCCATAAACCACAAATCAACTGTTGCTACTATGCTGGGAAAGTTTATATATGATGTTGGAACCAAGACAAAGTTTGACTATGGTACTTACATATTTGATCAGACAATGAAGCATGTCGGGAGTTATAGTGTGAAGGCTCCTATTGCCTTTCCATCTATCATATGTGGTATAATTTTGAATCAGTATCCTAATATCCTAAGTGAAAATGATTTTGTTTGCAAGAGAGAAAGTGCTCTATCATTTCACTATAAACTATTTCAAGGAACCCATGTTCCTGACATTGTCACAACATCAGCTGGAACATCCAAAGACAGCACGCCTACAGGTAAAATTGTTGTGATTGCAATGCTCAGGGAAACATGCAAGGAGCTGGAGTCCAGAAAGCTGACTCTTAAAAAATTAATCAGCTCTCTTGAAATGGAAGAAGGTGTTGAGTTTACTGAGAATGAAGAAGCAGGTCCTGAGGCAGATGATGTTCAGGAGGCTGATTCAGATGAAGAAGTTGAGAAAGAGTCCAGTCCAGATGATGGCACAGAGGAAGAAGGTGATGAAGACAGTTCTGGTGGTTCTGAATCTGAAGACTAG